The stretch of DNA CGGGCGGCGGTCGTCCGCGGCCGGATGCGACACTGGACGGCATGCCCCCGGTCCTCGACGACGCCGACGCACGCCCGGCCGCCCCGACGGTCGGTGCCGTGCTGCCCCCGCTGCACATCGGTCCGATCGTCGTGGACACCCCTGTGGTGCTCGCGCCGATGGCCGGCGTGACCAACGCGGCGTTCCGCCGGCTGTGCCGCGAGTCCGGCGCGGGTCTGTACGTCGCGGAGATGGTGACCAGCCGCGCCCTCGTGGAGCGAAGCCCGGAGTCGTTCCGGATCATCGACTTCGCGCCGGACGAGCGCCCGCGCTCCGTCCAGGTGTACGGGGTCGACCCGACGACAGTCGGCGCCGCGGTGCGGATGCTGGTCGAGGAGGACCGCGCCGACCACGTCGACCTGAACTTCGGCTGCCCGGTGCCGAAGGTCACCCGCCGCGGCGGGGGAGCGGTGCTGCCCTGGAAGCGGGACCTGTTCTCGTCCATCGTGCAGGCGGCCGTGGCCGCCGCGGCGCCCGCCGGGGTCCCGGTGACGGTGAAGATGCGCAAGGGGGTCGACGAGGACCACCTGACGTACCTCGAGGCGGGTCTGCGTGCCCAGGACGCCGGCGTGGCGGCCGTCGCCCTGCACGGCCGGACGGCGGCGGACTACTACTCGGGGACGGCCGACTGGGATGCCATCGCGGCGCTCAAGGCCGCCGTGACCGACATCCCGGTGCTGGGCAACGGAGACATCTGGTCGGCGGAGGACGCGCTGGAGATGGTGGCGCGCACGGGTGTCGACGGGGTGGTCGTCGGCCGGGGGTGCCAGGGGCGGCCGTGGCTGTTCGCCGACCTCGCGGCGGCGTTCTCCGGTTCTGACGTGCGGGTGCGCCCGGGACTCGGCGAGGTCGCGGCCGTGGTGCGGCGGCATGCCGAGCTGATGGTCGACACCTTCGGTGACGAGTCGAAGGCGCTGCGCGAGATGCGCAAGCACATGGCCTGGTACTTCAAGGGCTACGTGGTGGGCGGTGAGCTGCGGGCCCGGCTGGCGATGGTGTCGACGACGGCGGAGCTGGACGACCTGCTCGCGCTGCTGGACCACGACCAGCCCTATCCCGGTGCCGCCGCCGAGGGGCAGCGGGGCCGTGCCGGGTCCCCGAAGCGGCCGCACGTGCCGGACGGGTGGCTCGACTCGCGGGAGCTGTCGGAGGACTTCCGGCGCACGCTGCGCGAGGCCGAGCTGTCGGTTTCGGGCGGCTGACGCCGCCACGCGTCGCCTGGCATCGGCCGCCTGGCCCACCGCGCGCGAGAGGCCGGCTGCGCAGGGCAGCGGCGTGGGGCTCAGTGCCGACGGACCTGGACCGAGGTCGCCAGCGTCGTCGCCTCCGCGCGCGTGAGGGAACCGCCACCGAGGCCGGGCTGCGCGACGGCGAGCGCCGCGACGGCAGAGGCGAGCGCCAGGCCCTCCGGCGTCGGCAGCCCGTCGAGGTGCGCCGCCAGGAGCCCCGCGAGGAAGGCGTCACCGGCCCCCTCGGCGTCGACCACGTCGACCCGCACCGCCGGGACCTCCCACCAACCCTCGGCGTCGCGCGCGAGCGCGCCCGCCGACCCGGCGGTGCAGACGGCCAGCCGCGTCCCGGCTGCGACGCGGGCGTCGAGGTACGCGCGCGGGTCGTCGAGTCGTGCCGCGCTGACGAGCAGCACGTCCGCCGCCTCCGCGAACGCTCGTGGGTACGCGGCCGCGCCGTCGTCGTCGTGGACGTCGCACCACACGGGCACCCCGCTCGCCCGTGCGGTCTCGAGCAGCGGACGGGAGTGCTCCGCCAGGTCGAGGACCGCGACCGGTGCCTCGCGCAGCGCTGCGAGGAGGTCGGGCGGCGTGGGCCCCTGCACCTGCGGCAGCTCGAGGTAGATCGACACCCGGTCGCCGTCCTCGGCGAGGAGGTTCAGGTGCTGCTCGCTGCGACCGCGAGCCGCCGGACGGGCGAGCACGCGGAGCCCGGGCCGCTCGAGCGCCGCGCGCACCAGCGTGCCCGGATCGTCGTCGCCCAGCACGGTCGAGAGCAGCACGTCGACGCCGAGTGCGGCCAGCGTCACCGCCTTGCCGGCGGAGGTGCCGCCCAGGGCGTGCTCGACGGAGCGCGCTGCGAGCGTCTGGGGTCGCGGCTCCGGCAGTGCGTCGAGCCGCACCAGGGTGTTCCACGACGCGGGCCCGTTGACGACGACGGCTGGCACGACGGCAGCGTACGGCCGCGGTTCGCGGGCTACACTCGGCGCGCCGAAACTTGCTGCAAGTCCTTGCGGCCCGACCTGGTGGTGACGATGACGCACCGCACGCCCCCGTTCACCCGCACTCGCCGGTTGCTCCCGACCGTTGCGCTGGCGGCCGCGCTCGCCCTGCTGGCCGGCTGCACGACGTCCGGAGTGTCCGCCTCCGCGACGGCGGCGCCTGCCGTCCGCGACGTCGGCGTCCAGCTGTTCCAGTGGACGTGGCCGGCGATCGCCCGTGAGTGCACCGACCGGCTGGGACCCGCCGGCTACGGGTGGGTGCTGACCTCGCCGCCGCAGGAGCACGTGCTCGGTAGTCAGTGGTGGACCTCCTACCAGCCGGTCAGCTACCGGTTGGAGAGCAGGCTCGGTACCCGCGAGCAGCTCGCCGCCATGGTCACGGCCTGCCACGCCGCCGGCGTGAGGGTCTACACGGACGCCGTGGTCAACCACATGACCGGCCAGGACGCCCCGGGCGTCGGCTGGGCCGGTTCGTCGTACTCGCACTACGACTACCCAGGGCTGTACTCGGACGCCGCGGGCGACTTCCACCACTGCGGCCTGACGCCGGGTGACGACATCGTCAGCTACCAGGACGCGACGCAGGTGCGCACGTGCCAGCTGTCCAACCTCGCCGACCTCGCGACCGAGAAGCCGCAGGTGCGCCAGAAGATCGCGGCCTACCTCGCCGACCTCGTCTCGCTCGGCGTCGACGGCTTCCGCATCGACGCGGCCAAGCACATGGCGCCGGAGGACATCGCGGCGTTCACGGCCTCGCTCCCGGCCGGCACGGGCGTCGTCCAGGAGGTGATCCGCGGCAGCGGCGAACCCATCACCCCTGAGCAGTACCTCGCCAACGGGAAGGTGCTCGAGTTCTCCTGGGGCCGGGACGTCAAGGGCATGCTGGCCGGCTCGATCGGTCCGGTCTTGGCACTCGGGACCGGCAGCCGGTACGCGCCGAGCGACAAGGCGGTCGTCTTCGTCGACAACCACGACACCGAGCGGAACCGCTCCACCCTCAGCTACCGCGACGGCGCCACCTACCAGCTGGCCGACGTGCTGATGCTCGCAGGCACCTACGGCACGCCGCTGGTGCACTCCGGGTACGCGTTCGACGACCGCGACGCCGGTCCGCGCCAGGACGCCCGCGGTGCCGTGCTGGATGCCGCGTGCGGCGCCGCTCCCGGCCCGGGCGCCGCGCTGCAGCCCGGCGACTGGGTGTGCCAGCACGCCTGGCCTGCCGTGGCCGGCATGGTCGGCTGGCGTGCCGTCGTCGGCTCGGCGGCCGTGGTCGACACGTGGTCGGAGGGCGACGCGGTCGCGCTCGGGCGCGGCGGTCTGGGCTTCGTCGTCGTGAACAACGGGGACAGCCCGGTGGCGACGAGCATCCCGACGCACCTGCCGGCCGGCACCTACTGCGACGTGCTGGCGGGTGGTGCGCCGGTGAGCGGAGGCCGGTGCACCGGGTCGTCGGCGACCGTCAAGGGCGGCGAGATCGTGGTGCAGGTCCCGCCCCGCTCGGCGCAGGCGTGGGACGTGTCCGCACGGCGAGGCTGACGCCGTCGGACCCGCAGCGACACGGTCGCAGCGCCGCGCGCGGCCGTCAGCGCAGCTCGACCCAGACCGTGGTGGCGGCCGGCACGGTGCGCTCGGCCCCCGCAGCCAGCGGTGCGGAGGACAGCAGCACGTGTCCGTCGTCCGGCAGCTGCACCGAGCCCTCCCCGAGGTTGGCCACCACCAGGACGTCCCGGTCGACGAATGCGAGCACCGTCGGGTCGGTCGACACCTCCGGCGCCCAGCTGAGGTCGCCCGAGCCCAACCCGTGGTCCCGCCGCAGCCGCAGGGCCGCCCGGTAGAGCTCGAGGGTGGAGCCGGCCTGGTCACGCTGGACGTCCACGGCGAGGCGCGCCCACTCGTCCGGCTGGGGGAGCCACGTCGCCCCGGTCGGTGAGAAGCCGTACGCGGGTGCGTCCGCGCGCCACGGGAGCGGGACCCGGCAGCCGTCGCGACCCAGCTCGGTGCCACCGGTCCGGAAGAAGGCCGGGTCCGTCCGGACGGACGGGTCGAGGGTGGTGTGGTCCGGCAGCCCCAGCTCCTCGCCCTGGTACAGGTACGCGGAACCCGGCAGCGCCAGCACCAGGAGCGTCGCGGCGCGCGCACGCCGCAGCCCGAGCTCGGCATCCGGCTGGACGTCGTCCGGCCCGATGCCGTTGGGCCGGCTGGTCGGGTCGGGCAGGCCGAGCCGGGACGCGTGCCGGACGACGTCGTGGTTGGACAGCACCCAGGTGGTGGGAGCACCGACGGCGTCGTTGGCGGCGAAGGACGACTCGATCACCCGCCGCAGCCGCACCGCGTCCCAGCCGGTGACCAGCACGTCGAAGTTGAACGCCTGGTGCAGCTCGTCGGGCCGCACGTACCGGGCCAGCCGGGGAAGCGGGTCCACCCACGCCTCGGCGACCATCACCCGTTCGCCCGGGTACTCCTCGAGCACCCGGCGCCACGCACGGAAGATCTCGTGCACACCCTCCTGGTCGAACATCGGGTTGGTGCCGCCGGGGACGGTGCCCTGCTCGTCGCCCTCGATCATCGCGACGTGGCCCGACCAGTCCGGCAGCCCCTCGGCCTTGACCATGCCGTGCGCGACGTCGACGCGGAAACCGTCGACCCCGCGGTCCAGCCAGAACCGCAGCACGTCCTCGAACTCGGCGCGGACCTCCGGGTTCTCCCAGTTCAGGTCCGGCTGGCCGGCGTCGAAGAGGTGCAGGTACCACTGGCCGGGGGTGCCGTCCGCCTCGGTCACCCGCGTCCACGCACGTCCGCCGAACACCGACTCCCAGTTGTTCGGCGGCAGCTCACCGTGCTCGCCACGGCCGTCCCGGAACAGGTACCGGGCCCGCTCCGGCGAGCCGGGTGCCGCCGCGCAGGCGGCCCGGAACCACGCGTGCTCGTCCGAGGTGTGGTTGGGCACCAGGTCGACGATCACCCGCAGCCCGAGCTGGTGCGCGCGCGCCAGCAGCGCGTCGGCGTCCGCCAGCGTGCCGAACAGCGGATCGACGTCCCGGTAGTCGGCGACGTCGTAGCCCGCGTCGACCTGCGGCGAGCGGTAGAACGGCGACAGCCACAGGGCGTCGACGCCCAGCTCGACCAGGTGGTCCAGGTGGGCCGTGATGCCGGGCAGGTCGCCGATGCCGTCACCGTCCGAGTCGGCGAACGAGCGCGGGTACACCTGGTAGATCACGGCGGAACGCCACCACTGCGCGTCAGCCGGGGCGGTGTGCACGCGGACGCGGTCGGGAGCGGTGCTGGTCATGGAGGCCTCTCGGACGGTGCGGCGGGGCGCCGCGCGGGCGCGTCGGGACGCGACGGTGCAGGACGTGACGGCTCGGGCGGTGCGGTGGTGGGGTGCCGACGGCACCGGACGGCCGGAGCCGTCGTCAGACCGCGGCGGCCCCGGGTCCGGGGAGCACCAGGGCACCGGCGGGCGCGGCGCCGGTGGAACCGCGCACGACCAGCTCCGGCTGGAACAGCAGCTCCGCCCGGGAGACCGGCGTGGAGCGGATCTCCGCGACGAGCGCCGCGACGGCGGCGTGCCCCATCGCCGCCACCGGCTGCCGGATCGTGGTCAAGGGCGGGTCGGTGAAGGCGATCAGCGGCGAGTCGTCGAAGCCGACCACGGAGAGGTCGTCCGGCACCCGGAACCCGCGCGAGCGGGCGGCACGGACCGCGCCGAGGGCCATCAGGTCCGACCCGCAGATCACCGCGGTGTGCCCGGACTCGATCAGCTCGAGGGCGGCGGACTGACCACCCTCGACCGTGAAGAGGGTCGAGACGATGTGCTGCTCGGGCTCGGCGACGCCCTGCCGCCGGAGCAGCTCGGAGAACGCGTCGATCTTGCGGCGCACCGGCACGAACCGCGTCGGCCCCACGGCCAGCCCGATCGACCGGTGGCCGAGCGACGTCAGGTGCCGGACGGCCTGCTCCATCGCGGCCGCGTCGTCCGTCGACACCGTCGGCGCGTCGACGCCCGCGGCGAACCCGTTGACCAGCACGAGCGGGATGCCGCGGCTGCGCAGCCGCTGGTAGCGCTCGGTGCTGGCGGACGTGTCGGCGTGCAGGCCGGACACGAAGACGATGCCGTCCACCCCGTGCTCGAGCAGCATCTCCACGTACTGGTCCTCGGTGGTGCCGCCCGGCGACTGCGTGCACAGCAGCGGCGTGTACCCGCGGTCGGACAGCATCGTCTCGATCACCTGCGCGAACGCCGGGAACACGGGGTTGCTCAGCTCCGGCACCACCAGCCCGACGAGGCCGGCAGGCCGCGAGTGCAGCCGGTCGGGCCGTTCGTAGCCGAGCACGTCGAGGGCGGCGAGCACCGCCTGGCGGGTGTGGGAGGACACCCCGTGCTTGCCGTTGAGCACGCGCGACACCGTGGCGGTGCTGACACCTGCCTGTTCGGCGATGTCGGTCAGCCGGGTGCGTGCCGGCGGCAGCAGAGACACGGGACCTCCTCGTCCATCACGGGTGCGACGGTCAATCATGCCCGGCGCGTCGTCGGCGTGTCTCCGTCCGACGTCCCAGCCCTGCAAACCGTTGCCTGAAAGTTACCGTAACGAGTTGCTGATGCGATCACAAGCGCGTTACCGTCCCAGCCATCAGGCCATCGTCGGCGGGCGTCCCGTCGGCCGACGGCACGACTTCCACCGAGGAGCACACAACGATGCGACGGAGCATCCCCCTCGCGGCGATCGCCGGAGTGACCCTGGCGCTGGCCGCATGTTCGGGCTCGGGGTCGGGTTCCGGCTCCACCGCGAGCGCCACCGCGAGCGCGAAGCCGACGCTCAGCGGCACCCTGACCATGTGGGTCGACGAGACCCGCATCGACTCCATGAAGCCGATCGTCGACGAGTTCCAGCAGCAGACCGGCGTGAAGGTCGACCTGGTGCAGAAGGTGTCGGGCGACATCCGCACCGACTTCGTCTCGCAGGTACCCACCGGGCAGGGCCCCGACGTGATCATCGGCGCGCACGACTGGACCGGTGAGTTCGTCAACAACGGCGTCGTCGCCACCGTCCAGCTCGGCGACAAGGCGAAGGACTTCAGCAAGTCCGCCGTCTCCGCGTTCGCCTACAACGGCCAGCAGTACGGCGTGCCGTACGCCATCGAGAACATCGCGCTGGTCCGCAACAACAAGCTCCTCCAGGACACGACGGCGAAGACGTTCGACGACCTGGTGACGCAGGCCAAGACGGCCAACACCCCGTTCTCCGTGCTGATCCAGCAGGGTGACAAGGGCGACGCGTACCACCTGTACCCGCTGCAGACGTCCTTCGGCGCCCCGGTGTTCAAGCAGAAGGACGACGGCTCGTACACCAACGAGATCGGCATGAGCGGCGACGCGGGCGCCAAGTTCGCGGCCTACCTGCAGAAGCTGGGCAAGGAGAAGGTCCTCGACGCCTCGATCGACGGCGACAAGGCCAAGCAGGCGTTCCTCGACGGCAAGGCGCCGTACATCATCACCGGCCCGTGGAACACCACCGCGTTCACCAAGGCGGGCATGGACATCTCCGTGCTGCCGATCCCGAGCGCCGGAGGCCAGGAGGCCAAGCCGTTCGTCGGCGTCCAGGGCGCGTTCATCTCGGCGAAGAGCAAGAACCCGCTGCTCGCGCAGGAGTTCGTGGTCAACTTCCTCACCACCGAGAAGGTGCAGACCGAGCTGTACAAGAGCGGTGGCCGCCTGCCGGCCCTCACCGCCGCGGCCAGCAAGGTGGACGACAAGGTGCTCGCCGGCTTCAACGCCGCCGGTTCCACCGGTGCGCCGATGCCGTCCATCCCCGAGATGGGCTCCGTGTGGTCCTTCTGGGGCACCACCGAGGTGCAGCTGATCAACGGCCAGGCGGCCGACCCGGCCGGCGCCTGGACCACCATGATCACCAACATCCAGAACGCCATCGCCACCAAGAAGTGACGCCCGTGACCGGTCGCTGACCGGTCAGGGAGAGGCGGTCGCGGTCCCGCCGGGGATTCACCCGGCGGGACCGCCCCGCCGCCGGGCGGCCGCCAGGCGCCGCCGCCCGGACAGGACCACCATGAGCCGCAGACGACGACGTCACCCGGCCGTCCCGGCCGCCTCGAGGAGCACCATGTCCCACCAGGGAACCCAGGTAGAGATCCCGGACGAGGCGCCCCCGCGCACGCCGTCCGGCCGGCGCACCGGCGTGGGGGACACGTCCCACGCCCGCAGCTGGTCCCGCGGCTTCTTCGTCAAGCTGGCCGTCGTCGCCATCGCCGACGCCGTCAGCGTGTACGGCATCCTCACCGCGGTCGCCGTGCAGTCGTGGGGTGTCGCGGCGTTCCTGCTCGCGGCGCTCGTCGCCATCACGTGGGTGTACTTCTCCCGGCGCGGCCTGCCGGCCAAGTACCTGCTGCCGGGGCTGCTCTTCCTGCTCGTGTACCAGCTGTTCGTGATGGGGTACACCGCCTACGTCGCCTTCACCAACTACGGCGACGGGCACAACTCCACGAAGAGCGATGCGGTCGCCCAGATCCTGGTGCAGAACGAGAAGCGGGTGGAGGGCTCCGCCACCTACCCGCTCACCGTCGTCGACAAGGCCGGCACGGTCGGCTTCGCCGTCGTCGTCGACGGCAAGGCGGAGGTCGGTTCGGCGTCGCAGCCGCTGACCGCGGTGGACGGTGCGACCGTCGACGGCGGCAAGGTGACCGCGGTGCCGGGCTGGCAGGTGCTGGACTTCGCCTCGATCGCCGGCCGGCAGGACGAGATCGTCAACCTGCGCGTGCCGTTCTCCTCGAACCCGGACGACGGGTCGCTGCGCACCCAGGACGCCCAGAACGGCTACCTGTACAGGTCCGCGCTGACGTACGACGCGGCGGCCGACTCGATGACGGACACGAGCACGGGGACGGTGTACCGGCCCGACTCGCGCGGCAGCTTCGTCTCGCCCGACGGGACCGCGCTGACCCCCGGCTGGCGCGTCGCGGTCGGCTTCTCGAACTTCACGCAGATGTTCACCGACAGCCGGTTGTCCGGGCCGTTCACCCAGATCCTGGTGTGGACCTTCGTGTTCGCGGGGCTCTCGGTGCTGACGACGTTCGCGCTGGGACTGTTCCTGGCGATCACGTTCAACGACCCGCGGGTCCGTGGCCGGCGCGTCTACCGGTCCCTGCTGATCCTGCCGTACGCCTTCCCCGCCTTCCTGTCCGCGCTGGTCTGGCGAGGCATGCTCAACCAGCGGTTCGGGTACGTCAACGAGGTGCTGCTGGGCGGGGCGAACGTGCCGTGGTTGACCGACGGCACGCTGGCCAAGGTGTCCGTGCTGATGGTCAACCTGTGGCTGGGCTTCCCGTACATGTTCCTGGTGTGCACGGGGGCGCTGCAGTCGATCCCGACCGACATCATCGAGTCGGCGCGGATGGACGGCGCGAGCCCCTTCCGGATCTTCCGGTCGATGACCCTGCCGCTGCTGATGATCTCCGTCGCGCCGCTGCTGATCTCGAGCTTCGCGTTCAACTTCAACAACTTCTCGCTGATCTACATGCTGACCGGCGGCGGACCGAGCTTCACCGGTACCCCGGTCCTGATCGGGCACACGGACATCCTGATCTCGATGGTCTACGCGGTGGCGTTCGGCAGCGGTCTGAAGCAGTACGGCCTGGCGAGCGCCGTCTCGATCCTCATCTTCATCGTCGTCGGCCTCATCTCGTGGTGGGGCTTCCGGCGCACGCGCACCCTCGAGGAGCTCTGACATGGCCGCGACCTCGACCCGGACCGGCACCGTCCTGCGGACGCCCATCAAGCCGACCCGCTCGCTCGAGCACCACGCCCCCGTGCACGGTGTGCGGTGGTGGCGGGAGATCGGCTGGCGGCACGTCGTCGCCGTCGTCATGGTGGTCGTCTGCGTGCTGCCGCTGCTGTACGTGCTGTCCGCCTCGTTCAACCCGGGCGGCACTCTGACGGGCTCGAACCAGCTTTTCCGGCACGTCTCGGCGCAGAACTACCAGGACCTGTGGGGCCGGTACTTCGGCTCGTGGCTGCTGAACTCGTTGCTGGTGTGCACGGTGACCGCCGTCGGCACGGTGCTGATGGGCGCGGCCGCCGCCTACGCGTTCAGCCGGTTCCGCTTCCGCGGACGGCGGGGCAGCCTGACGTTCCTGCTGCTGGTGCAGATGTTCCCGCAGATGCTCGCGTTCGTCGCGATCTTCCTGCTGCTGCTCAGCCTGTCCAAGGTGTTCCCCGCGATCGGCGTGAACAGCCAGCTCGGGCTGATCGCGGTGTACCTCGGCGGTGCGCTGGGCGTGAACACGTTCCTGATGTACGGGTTCTTCAACACCGTCCCGCGTGAGCTGGACGAGGCGGCCAAGATCGACGGCGCCACGCACGCGCAGATCTTCTGGACGATCATCCTGCGGCTGGTCGCCCCCATCCTCGCGGTGGTGGGGCTGCTGTCGTTCGTCTCGTCGTACGGCGAGTTCATCATCGCCAAGATCGTGCTGCAGCGGCCGGAGAAGTGGACGCTCGCGGTCGGGCTCTACAGCTGGGCGGCGGACGAGAAGACCGCCCCCTGGGGGCTGTTCGCGGCCGGCGCGGTGCTGGCGGCCATCCCCGTGGTGCTGCTGTTCCAGTTCCTGCAGAAGTACATCGTGTCCGGGCTGACGGCCGGTTCGGTCAAGGGGTGAGCCGGGGCCGCACCCGGCAGGCGCCGCGGCACCGGCTCGACCGGCCGCACCACGACGGCTCGGCGCTCTACGTGGCGCCGGGCACCCCGGCGCTCGGCGACGTCGTGCGGGTACGCGTCCGCGTTCCCGCCGACCGGCCGGTCGACTCGGTGTGGGTGCGCGTGCTGCGGGACGGGGAACCGGTGATGGTGCCGGCCCGCGCGGACGGCGACGGCGGCGACGAGCGGTGGTTCGCGGTGGACGTCACCGTGCACAACCCCGTGACGGGGTACCGCTTCTTGCTGGACGAGCCCGGTGGCGCGCGGTGGCTGAACGGCACCGGCCTGCACGCCCGGGACGTCACGGACGCCGCCGACTTCCGGCTCTCGGTGCACCCACCGGCCCCGTCGTGGACGAGCGGCGCCGTGGTGTACCAGGTGTTCCCGGACCGGTTCGCCCGTGCCGACGGGTACGACGGGCCACCGGCCGGAGGGCCGGCCTGGGCGGAGCCCGTGGCGTGGGACGTGCCGCCCGCGGCGACCGGTCGCTCCACGGGACGCCAGCTGTACGGGGGAGACCTCCGCGGGCTCGCCCAGCGGCTGGACCACCTCCAGCGGCTCGGGGTGGACACCGTCTACCTCACCCCGGTCTTCCCCGCGCGGTCGGTGCACCGGTACGACGCGACCAGCTTCGACCACGTCGACCCCCTGCTGGGCGGCGACGAGGCGCTCGCAGACCTGTCCCGCGCGGTGCACGAGCGCGGGATGCGGCTGGTCGGCGACCTGACGACGAACCACACCGGTGCGGGCCACGACTGGTTCGAGGCCGCGCGGCAGGACCGCTCGGCGCCCGAGGCATCGCTGTACTACTGGACGGACAGCGAGCCCGGCTACGTCGGGTGGCTGGGCCACCCGTCCCTGCCCAAGCTGAACTACGGCGCGGGCAGCACGTTCGACCGGATGGTGTCCGGCCCCGGCTCCGTGACGGCACGCTGGCTGCGCGAGCCTTACGCGCTCGACGGCTGGCGGGTCGATGTGGCGAACATGACCGGCCGGCACGGGTCCGACGACCTGACGCACCGCGTGGCGCGCGAGATGCGGGAGACGATGTCTGCGGTCAACCCGGCGACGGTGCTGGTCGCGGAGCACTTCCACGACGCGGGGGAGGACCTGCGGGCCGGCGGCTGGCAGGCGGCGATGAACTACGCCGGGTTCGCGACGCCGGTGGGCGGGTGGCTGGTGGACCCGGCGGCCGGCCTGACCATGCCGGGCATCCCCGTGCCCCGGGCCTCGCGGCGCGGGAGGGCGATGGTGGCGACGATGCGCGAGGTGCTGGCGGGCGTGCCGTGGTCGGTGGCGGCGCACCAGTGGAACCTGCTCGGCTCGCACGACACGCCCCGCATCCGGACGCTGGCGGGCAGCGCGGCCGCGGTGGAGGTGGCCGCCGGGCTCCT from Cellulomonas sp. NTE-D12 encodes:
- a CDS encoding glycoside hydrolase family 13 protein; its protein translation is MSRGRTRQAPRHRLDRPHHDGSALYVAPGTPALGDVVRVRVRVPADRPVDSVWVRVLRDGEPVMVPARADGDGGDERWFAVDVTVHNPVTGYRFLLDEPGGARWLNGTGLHARDVTDAADFRLSVHPPAPSWTSGAVVYQVFPDRFARADGYDGPPAGGPAWAEPVAWDVPPAATGRSTGRQLYGGDLRGLAQRLDHLQRLGVDTVYLTPVFPARSVHRYDATSFDHVDPLLGGDEALADLSRAVHERGMRLVGDLTTNHTGAGHDWFEAARQDRSAPEASLYYWTDSEPGYVGWLGHPSLPKLNYGAGSTFDRMVSGPGSVTARWLREPYALDGWRVDVANMTGRHGSDDLTHRVAREMRETMSAVNPATVLVAEHFHDAGEDLRAGGWQAAMNYAGFATPVGGWLVDPAAGLTMPGIPVPRASRRGRAMVATMREVLAGVPWSVAAHQWNLLGSHDTPRIRTLAGSAAAVEVAAGLLFTYPGTPMVFAGDEGGLTGSTGEGARVPMPWADIDGGGSRWDRGTFDVYRRLIEVRRGSRALREGGLRWAVVHDDAVAFLRETADERVLVLLARGRWPGARLPRTLLAGGSAPERLHGDGELEVRRDGLVLPGDGPAVHVWRLS
- a CDS encoding sugar ABC transporter permease: MAATSTRTGTVLRTPIKPTRSLEHHAPVHGVRWWREIGWRHVVAVVMVVVCVLPLLYVLSASFNPGGTLTGSNQLFRHVSAQNYQDLWGRYFGSWLLNSLLVCTVTAVGTVLMGAAAAYAFSRFRFRGRRGSLTFLLLVQMFPQMLAFVAIFLLLLSLSKVFPAIGVNSQLGLIAVYLGGALGVNTFLMYGFFNTVPRELDEAAKIDGATHAQIFWTIILRLVAPILAVVGLLSFVSSYGEFIIAKIVLQRPEKWTLAVGLYSWAADEKTAPWGLFAAGAVLAAIPVVLLFQFLQKYIVSGLTAGSVKG